Genomic window (Shewanella psychropiezotolerans):
TGATGGCTTAACTCATCTTAAGAACAGGAGGGCCGGAAGACGCGCATTGATCGAGTTATTTGATCGTGCCAAAGAAAATGACAAGATTGCCGTGATCATGAATATCGATCTGGATAATTTTAAGAGGATAAATGATGTTCGTGGTCATGAAGCTGGCGATCTTGTGCTGATCGAGGTTGGTCTCCGCATGATGGCCGTGTTTAGAAACGATGATCTCTGTATTCGCTGGGGAGGCGATGAGTTTGTCGTAGGTTGTTATTTCGATAACGCCCGATTCGAGGAACGCTGCCTACCAGCGATTGAGAAGCTGGCTTCTGAACTCAGGTGTGCGTTAAATCAAGATGTGAAGCTGAGGTGTGGCGAAGATATTAACATAGGCGGTAGCATAGGCATCGCTATGTATCCACAGCATGGGAGAGATCTGGAGTCTGTGTTGAAGGCCGCCGATAGTGCTATGTATATTTCGAAGCAGAGAGGGCGAAATCAATATAGCATCTTCGATCCTAAACTTATGATTGAGTCTGATTCTTGTCCTAGGAACGACCCAGAGACTAAATCTTAGTTAGGGAGCAAAATGAGCAAGATGCTATCGATAAATGAGTTGAGATAGTGTGTAGTGACTAGTTTAACAGTTCATGATTTTCGGGGAGCTGCCTACTAATCCATAAAACCAATTTGTGTTTCATATTTGGCCCGTCTTCTTTATCGACTGCTAATGGTTGAATGAGCTTATCGGTAACGAGTAGACGATAGATACATTCGACTTTATCTTTTGGTGAAATTCCTTTGCCGAAATCGTCAAAACCACGCTTCTTAGCATAGCCTACGCCTATTTCCATGGCGAGTTTTAGCAGTTGTGGGTCATGTTTACCTTGCTTCATATGAGGTCTCTCAAAAGGTGTATTGGTCTTTTAATCAAATTACCTGAATTGAATGATATAGCAAGGAGTGGTTTCACGTTTAAACGCCTAGGGTCTAGTTCCTAGAATCTAGGAACTTCTATCTTTTAAACCTGCATTTCATCTTGTCTTCGATCTCCTATGCTCGACTCTCTGTAAGCTCTTAGGTTGAGTTAAACTTTTTCCTTGGTTTCAGCATATTCTCAATAAATTTCAACTAGGTCTACAGACCTGTTTGAGGCCTTAAAGTTGCCAATTCAGCTGCTTTTAACCTGTTGTTTTTGTTGGGTTTATTTTTGTTGGTTTCTTAGCTTGCGAATGTTAGCCTTCAGTTCTGGTAACTGGTTTGATGTAGCAAGAGGCGTTAATTGAATAGAAAAAATGAGGTGTTCGAAGGGGTCAACTTTAGTCATCAGGACATAAGAAATTCACATTTTGAGCAGTGTAAATTTTATAACTGTAATTTTAACCATACAAATCTCAGTGACAGTCATTTTGTTAACTGCTCATTTATAGAGCAAGGTGCTGTGAGTGGTTGTGGTTTTGAGTACGCTAATTTACAAGATGCGAGCTTTAAAGATTGTCAGTTATCTATGGTTAATTTCAAAGGTGCTAATTGCTTCGGTGCCGAATTTAGGAACTGTGACTTGAAAGGGGCTAACTTTCTCAAGACACGTTTTGCCAATCAGATAAGCAGACAAGTGTATTTTTGCTCTTTGTATATGACGGGGTGCAACTTGTCATATGCCAATTTTGAGCGGCAATGTATAGAAAAGTGCGATCTATTTGAAAACAAATGGACAGGTGCAAATCTGTATGGGGCTTCGTTTAAAGGCTCTGATTTGAGCAGGGGTGAGTTTTCCAGTGACGCTTGGGGTCAGTTTAATCTAAGGGAGTGCGATCTTTCCCATACTGAGCTTTCTGGTTTAGATCCGAGAAAGGTGGATCTGAGCGGCGTTAAAATCTGCATGTGGCAGCAGGAACAGTTACTCGAGCCGCTTGGATTGATTGTTGGACCTGACTAGCCTATTGATTCGAGAAATTATTCTCGAATCAATATTGTTGTCCCAGCAGATGGCTGAAACAGTGCAAATGACTTATAGAATATCTGTCAAGGGACTGTTTCATTTGGTAATAGATTCGACAGAATTAAAGGTTTTGGCGAGGTTGACCTGTTTAGCATTCATGCCAGCCAGTCCTCGTTAGAGTCTCCTGCATGCAGACCCGATGACAAAAGACATTGTTCATCAAGTGTTCACGATAACTATCGCTTAAATATCAACAGATTTACTATGTTCTGTCTGTTTTTAATACAGATGGGGCTGTAGCAAACATTGTAGTGGTCTATTCGCATGGAACTAAAATGGGAATGGTGAGATGCTGTTTTAACTTCAGATAACTTAAGTAAGTTCGTTGAATCTGAAGAAATATAAAGGGAGAAGCTAACAATTGTTTTAAATTGAATTGGACAATATAAACATTACCGACAAAGCGAGACTCTTGCACCGACAATAGCTGAGTTCCTCCCATTTGCTCCCAAAAAGTCAGAAAATCTGCCCTTCGGGTTGCTACGTAACATTCTTCAATATCCCAATAGCTGTCTACAAGATGGTTAAATAGATGCCCAATAAGTGATTCGAAATAATTTCGGCAGGAAAAATGTCCTACATTAATGACAATGGAATTAGCTGTAGGCTGCGTGGGTAATTTTTTCTTGAAATAACGGGAGAATGTTGTCATATCTTTAACAAATCCGAGATGGGATACAATTTGAACACCCTGTTTGATCGTAAATACACAATTTTGTGAGATCACATTATTTTGATCAAGTTTTGAATAAATAAACCTGTACGCTTCCATATGCTTATAAAAAACACCAAATAATTTCCTATGTGTCTCAGTAGTAAGATTTAACATTGACAATGTAGCAGGTCCGTTATCAATTGATAAATATCCAATGCGAGCGTATGAAGTTTCGAGCTTATTAAATAATGTGTCGTACGTTTTCAAAAACACCTTTGTTATCTTTGGGTGATCAATATGTTGAATAAAATAACTTAAATCTCTTTCAAAATGTTTAGATATTAACAATTGTTTCTTGTAAGATGGAGTTGTTTTATTGTTGCACCATCGACTTAGGGTTATGGCATCTAGGCCTGAAAATATGGAGTGGGATGACTGAAGTTGGGATAGAAGCTCTATCTGACGAATGCCATTTTTTTTAAATACATGTTGCAAATACTGATGAAATATCATTCCGTTCTCATTTCACTCCAAAATATAAGCGCTTATATTACTCATAATGTTTAGTTCAAAATAGAGTGAATATAATTGTTAGCATGTTTTTAATTATAAAAAATAAGTGCTAATTATCTAGTTTATATATCCGATATAATAAATGAACCTACGAAGTTTAGACTGGATAGGTTAAATATTAATGTTCTTACCATTAGGTAAATAACAAAACTAAACGTGCAAATAAAGGTTTATTAGATGAAAAAAGTTATTGTCTCTGCAGCTATCACTTCTCTGTTTTCTTTATCAGCAGTGGCTGCAGATCCAACGCCTGGTACGGTTGATTCAACCAGTGCAACTATTGAATGGACAGCAGATATACCGGTAATTGTACCTGGCCAGTACATCACACTTACTGGTGCTAACCGTGGACCAGTAAAAGCTGGAGTTCTTGATATCAATGCGGATGGTACTTTCTCTTCTAGCTCTATAGCGCTAGAAGTTCGTTATTATGATGAAGAATCAGACACCGTTGGTGACGGAGTCTTGGTTGGTGAAAATACTGCTGGTGGTGCTTCAAATGCAGAATCTATCACCTACTCAGTGAATTCAGTTGCATTTACATCTGCTCAGAATATTGATCTATCTGCTACTACTGCACAAATTTTTATGAATGATGTTGCAGTTGATTCTAATAAAGACTTGGCAGCATCTGGAGCAGAGTCTTGGAAAACAAACTGGAAGATTCAGAATGGAATAGGATCAAGTATACAAGATGTTGTCGCTGGTGATACTGTTACTGCAACAACTGTCGTATTTGCACAAGTCTCTTTTGTAGAACCAGCCGTATAAATGATATGAATATATGGCTGAATTAAATAGGAGTTACAAGATGAAAAAACTCATAATATTTACAGCCATAACTTCATTATTTTCTTTACCCACAACAGCTGATACCGTAATGGCTGACTCTGTTACTGAAACGACAGACTCAAGCAGTGCGGCAATTCAGTGGGTAGCCAATATCCCTGTAGTTGTACCAGGTGAATTTATTACATTTACCGGTGCTAATTCCGGCCCAATAAAAGATGGTATGCTTGATATCCAAGCCAATGGCAAATTTTCTTCCACCCCAGTGTTACTAGAACTTCGTTATTATGACGATAAAACAGGCGATATTGGAACTGGAGTGATTGTTGGTGAGGATGCATCAGGCTTAGGACTTGTGAAGGCAAATACAATCACTTATAGAGTGAGTACAGTTCAATTGACCTCTAAGCTGGATAACGATTTATCAGGTACTCAGGCACAAGTTTTGATGAATAACTCACCAGTTTCGTCTAACGTTGATATAGTGGAAACTGATGCTGATTCTTGGAAGACCAGCTGGTCTATTAAGAATAAGCTGGGTTCAGGTATAGAAGATGCAGTTGCTGGAGATACGGTGACTGCAACAACAGTGGTATATGCAGATGTAATTTTCGCTCATTAATAGTTACATAGATAAATATGGGTGTGCACATAAAAACTAATTTTATTTATGAGCACCAATTCACTATTTCATTTATAGTTACTGGGAATAAAGCGGGCTTGGCCGCTTTATTTTATATGATATTAAATGGTAAGTAGAGGTTCTTGGGGGCTATCTACAAGTAACGTCTGTGTTTAATTAGGTCGATTTATATTTCAAGGTGTTCCTACATTTTTATATGAAATTTAAAACAATGTCTATTTCACTCTTGATACTGATGAGCAACTTATCATATTCAGCTGATGGAGTAGAGAAAATATTTTCCTATATGCCCACATTAACAATGAAGAGTTTTACTCTTATAGTGTGACTAAGTTTGGTTTTAAGCAACCAACCTTAGATATTGAATATAACCAAAGTGAAGAGAAGTTTATATCTAAGTCTACAAAGATTTTTATAAAGACAGATATTCCTGTTGGTTTTAGTGCTGGCTTTGAAATAACTCCTACAGTTTTAGAAAGTAGCTGTACTGATGTTGATGGTAGTATCGATGTAGAAGGGTTTGCGACATATTATATGGGGGGCAAGTTCTATTTCTCGAAAAGCCAATTGTTTTTGATTCTTTTAATAATTCTAGTTCTCAGTTTTTAAGTGATACAAGAGAATTCTCTATCGAATTCGCTCCTACACCTGGACTTGATGTGTGGAAATCTCGTTGCAAGGGAAGTGCAACTTTATATGTGGCTCTAAGTTTTTAGCGGAATATGACAGATGCTTAAATATTATTGTGTTCTACTATTATTTCTGACAGGAACAGCACATAGTCAATATGCCCTAAAGGTTTTCAACATTTTTATGAATATGAAGAACGTACGGTGTTATTCACACTTCCTAACAATAATTATTATGAGGCAAAAGTCTATGCTAATTATTATTCAATTGATAAAATTGAAAATTTGGATGTTTTTATGAAGCTCTGATGGATTCTGGAATAAAACAAGATCGAGTTGAAGAGGTTGTGGCAGCTATTTTAAGTGAGAACAATCCCAGCGAGGTTCAGTTTTATATTCTTACAAAATAATAGCTTACAGCTTAGTGTAACTCAAATTTCATGAGTGAAGGTAAAGGGAAAGTATACTATACACAAATATCTCCAGATCCCAGTGCAGTTATCGTTAATAATCGTCTTTATACCAGTTATTATGATAAAGACTTTAATGCGACGTTAAATAACGGAACTATAATTGGTTTAGGTAAAGGCTATATAGAGACTGATGTGTCTTTATTTGCAAGTTCAGAAGGTCATACAAGCACAGATTTTGATGTCAACAACCT
Coding sequences:
- a CDS encoding DUF5062 family protein encodes the protein MKQGKHDPQLLKLAMEIGVGYAKKRGFDDFGKGISPKDKVECIYRLLVTDKLIQPLAVDKEDGPNMKHKLVLWISRQLPENHELLN
- a CDS encoding Qnr family pentapeptide repeat protein, which produces MNRKNEVFEGVNFSHQDIRNSHFEQCKFYNCNFNHTNLSDSHFVNCSFIEQGAVSGCGFEYANLQDASFKDCQLSMVNFKGANCFGAEFRNCDLKGANFLKTRFANQISRQVYFCSLYMTGCNLSYANFERQCIEKCDLFENKWTGANLYGASFKGSDLSRGEFSSDAWGQFNLRECDLSHTELSGLDPRKVDLSGVKICMWQQEQLLEPLGLIVGPD